Below is a window of Candidatus Binataceae bacterium DNA.
CGGGACCATACGCGGTGATGCTCCACCACCGCGCATCGGGATCGTGGCCTGAAATCTCGTACACACAGCGGCCGTCGAGCCGCTGGCCTTCGCCGTCGTGGGTTGCCGTGTAATAGACCGTCTCGCGAGCATTCAGCGCGAGAAATCCGTGGAGCGCCACCCTCGCGCGCGTGTACGGGTTGCCGCGCGGATTACCGGCGGCAACATCGGTCCTCCACGAACCATTCTCCACTCCGCCCGGCACGGCGACCCGCACGACCGTAAGCCAGGTAGCAAAGAAGCCCAGCGCCGTTCCTACCAGCGCAGCCGAAACCATCATCCCCAATTTCATCGGCAGCCTTCGACCAAATGACAAAAGAAGCCCTTTACGAGGCCACTACGTTGGCCCAAGCAGATTCGTTACGCTGGGAAATAGCGCCCGACGTTCGGTAGCCGTGGGAACGCGGCACCTGGCCCTCGTGGCCATCGCCCGCGACCTGATCTTTCGTCCAATTTTACGTCTACGTCGATTGAATATATTTTGAGGTTACCCTTCGAGAGATGAGTTTGCGTAGCGCATATGGAGCCGCCCTGGTGCTCGCGCTCATAGCTATGGATGCGCGGGTGCCACAGGCGGGCGCCGAGCTTCCACCCAACGCAACCCCCGTAAGCCTGGGGCACGAAGTTTCCGGGGAGCGATTCGCTTATCAGGTAGAAGAGCACGACACCTCCGATTCGATTGCGTCGCACTTCGGCGAGCCCGCGCTCACCCTGTTCCCGGATGGAGACGAACCGAAGCCAGGGGACACGATTATCATTGATAACCGCCACGTGGCGGCAGCAGCACTCGCTGAGGGCATAGTGATCAACGTTCCGCAGCGAATGCTGTTTGTGTTTCAGGACGGCCATCTCGCGGGGGCGTGGCCGGTCACGGTGGGGCGCCCCGATTGGCGGACACCGCTCGGCAGCTATCGGATCGCGGCGCTTGAGCTGAATCCGACCTGGCATGTCCCGCCCGCGATTCGCGCCGAAATGGAGGACGACGGGATCCCGACTTCGACGGTGGTGAAGCCGGGACCCTCCAATCCGCTTGGCCAACGCTGGATCGGGCTTGATCACGGAGGCATCGGGATCCACGGTACCAATCACCCGAATAGTATCTTCTACTTCGGCTCGCACGGCTGTATCCGCCTTGCACCCGAGGCGGTAAGCAAGTTGTTTCACTTGGTGAAACACGACGAGCAGGTCGAAATAGTTTATCAGCCCGTAACCCTCGCGGTACTCGCGGACGGCCGCATCTTCATGGAATCGGACGCCGATCCTTATGAGCAAGGACGGCCCGATCTCCACGCGCTCCAAGCGGCGGCACGCGCAGCCGGAATCGAAGGATCGATAAATTGGTCGCGCGCCTCGCGCGCGTTGGTGATGGTCGATGGTATCGCGCGCCGTATCGATCTTGGAGGGGAGGCTGATTCGGCATCCGGCGTCGAACCCGCAGCGCTGGCGCCATCACCCGGAATCAGCAAGTCTGAATAACTCGCTCTCGGCAAGGCCTTTGAGTTCATGGATTCCGGCCGATTCGAACGAGAGTCCGGAACCGGTAAGCAAGTGCCTGGTGGTGGCTGAAACCAGTACCTCGCCTCCCTTCGCAACTCCCGCGATACGCGCAGTTTCGTGAACGGCGAGACCTCGGATGTTCTCGCCAATCAATTCTACCTCTCCGGTGTGAACCCCAGCGCGAACCGCGAGCCCCAGCCCGGCGACTGACTGCCCAATTGCGCGGGCGCAGCGAACCGCCCGGGCGGGACCGTCGAACATGGCAAGAAATCCATCGCCGGTGGTTTGTATCTCGCGCCCGCGAAAGCGGTTGAACTCGCTCCGCGCCTGCTGGTTGTGCTCGAGGAGCAGCTCGTGCCAGGCGGAGTCGCCCAGGCGCCTTAGATGCGCGGTCGAATCCACAATATCCGTGCAGAGCAGCGCGGCGAGCACGCGATCCCCGTCGGCGGGCGCAGCAAAAAGCCGCGCACTCGCGAACTCGATTGCCTCGAAGGGTTCGTCGCCGACTACCAATCCATCGTGACCGGGGAGAATATCATAGACGTCGTCGACCCCGATTTCGTATACCTCGCCCGCGTCGGGCTCGATGCGAAGTCGTCCCCTGAGAACCACGCCCTGGTGATGAATTTGGCAGGAGCGGGTCTGCGCGATCGGACCGACATCGCGAGACCAGCGCCAGCCTGGCTCCATGTGGAATCGCCCGATCGTAGTTTCGTTGTGCGATACGGTTTCTATCCGACCGTTCGGAAAGCGGCGAACTTGTTCTGGATTGCGAAAACTCTTTGTCCAGGTTCTCGGGGTAGGACTCACTGAGAAATCTCTCCAAAGTTCTGGGCGCGGTCACGAGCTTAGGACCGACACCTCGGGAATGGAAGCATGGCACCAGACGCGCGCAGCGCGCCGGGCTCCGGGATTCGTCGAATGGGTCTGGTAAGATTTAATAATTCCAAGATTACATGTTTCGTGATTTGCCCCGGCAAACCAGCTATTCTGGACACCACAGAGAAACCGTCAATTAGGAAAGCCAAGGGAAAGGTTGGATGAAGACATTCGGTCAAGTGCTACGGGAGGCTCGCAAAAAGGCCGGCCTCACGCAAAGGGAAGTCGCCGGACGGTTGAGGCGTGAGGACGGAAGGGTTGTCGACCCACCCTACCTCAACGCGGTCGAGCATGAT
It encodes the following:
- a CDS encoding L,D-transpeptidase, with amino-acid sequence MSLRSAYGAALVLALIAMDARVPQAGAELPPNATPVSLGHEVSGERFAYQVEEHDTSDSIASHFGEPALTLFPDGDEPKPGDTIIIDNRHVAAAALAEGIVINVPQRMLFVFQDGHLAGAWPVTVGRPDWRTPLGSYRIAALELNPTWHVPPAIRAEMEDDGIPTSTVVKPGPSNPLGQRWIGLDHGGIGIHGTNHPNSIFYFGSHGCIRLAPEAVSKLFHLVKHDEQVEIVYQPVTLAVLADGRIFMESDADPYEQGRPDLHALQAAARAAGIEGSINWSRASRALVMVDGIARRIDLGGEADSASGVEPAALAPSPGISKSE
- a CDS encoding DUF1214 domain-containing protein; translated protein: MKLGMMVSAALVGTALGFFATWLTVVRVAVPGGVENGSWRTDVAAGNPRGNPYTRARVALHGFLALNARETVYYTATHDGEGQRLDGRCVYEISGHDPDARWWSITAYGP
- a CDS encoding adenylate/guanylate cyclase domain-containing protein, whose product is MEPGWRWSRDVGPIAQTRSCQIHHQGVVLRGRLRIEPDAGEVYEIGVDDVYDILPGHDGLVVGDEPFEAIEFASARLFAAPADGDRVLAALLCTDIVDSTAHLRRLGDSAWHELLLEHNQQARSEFNRFRGREIQTTGDGFLAMFDGPARAVRCARAIGQSVAGLGLAVRAGVHTGEVELIGENIRGLAVHETARIAGVAKGGEVLVSATTRHLLTGSGLSFESAGIHELKGLAESELFRLADSG